In Desulfomicrobium macestii, the DNA window GAGCTGCTTCATCTGGGTTTGCACCCATTGCGCCCTTTGCCGTAGAGAGGAAGACGGGCGGGCCGCCGAAAATCTTTTTGGATTCGGGAGCACCGAGGCCAGAAGCGCGGCCTCGCGGGTGGTCAGTCCGGCCGGAGTCTTGCCGAAGAACCGTTTTGCCGCGGCTCCCACGCCGTAGGTGCCGTCGCCGAATTCGGCGATGTTCAGATACACTTCCAGAATTCTATCCTTGGACCAGAGAAGTTCGATCAGCACCGTGAGGCCTGCTTCCAGGGCCTTGCGGACATAGCTGCGCCCGGACCACAGAAAAAGGTTTTTGGCCGTCTGCTGGGAGATGGTGCTCGCCCCACGGACTCCCTGACTTTTTTTGTTGTGCTCCACGGCCCGCGCGATGGCATCGACGTCGAAGCCGAAATGGTTCGGGAAGTTCTGATCTTCCGCCGCCACCACGGCCAGCGCCATGTGCCTCGGGATGCGCCGCATGGGCGTCCATTCATGCATTACGGCGGGACCGGAGGCCATGCCCAGCATCCGTTCCACCTGGCAGGTGATTATGAAGGCGCTGGTGGGCGGCGGCACGAAGCGCAAGATCAGGATGACGGCCACGATTCCCGGCAGAATCCAGCCGGCGACTTGCAGGACGCGGCGAAGCGCCCCCCCTGATGCGGCGTGCTTCTTTGCGGCTGTGCGCGGCTGGGCACGCCGGGGGCTGGAAGTGGTTGTCTTGCGTGCCATGTTGGAGCTAGTGAATTTGAAGTGAAGGGCGGCGTACCCGGCCACCGCTTGTGCGCCGGTGTCATGCCAAAGTCAATCCGCCTTGCGATCCGTTAAACAAAGGACGAATACATGAATCATAGCCACAATGAAACTCTGGCCACCATCCACGCACGGCACAGCATCCGTCAGTTCGCGCCGCGCGACCTGTCCGAGGACATGGTCATGGCCATGCTCGACGCCGCCAATCAGGCTCCTTCGGCGCACAACCGTCAGTCCTGGAAGTTCGTCATCCTGGAAGGGGAGGCGAGGAGCAATCTGGCCGAGCTGGTCTCTTCGGCCTCCAAGACATTCCAGAAACCGGCCTCGTCGCTCTTGCGCATGGCCGCACGCAGCATCGCCTCGGCTCCGGTGACCATCGCCGTGATCAACACCGGCGACCTGATAAGTCATGGTACGGAGCTTTTTCATGTCGATCGGGAGATGGGTTTTGACTTCTTCCGCACCATGGAGATCCAGAGCTCGGCCGCGGCCGTGGAAAACCTGCTTCTGGCCGCGACGTCCATGGGACTTGGAGCGGTGTGGCTTGGCATCCTGTACCTGATCAAGGACGAGATTCTGACCTTTCTGCAGGAGCCCAAGGGGGAGTTCATGGCCGTCATTCCCGTGGGTCATCCCGTGCGGCCGACCCAGGGGCCAAACAAGAAGCCTCTTCAGAACGTGATCAAGAAAATCTGAACTTCGCAAGGGGGAAGGGCGCATGGCGAAAACGCGCATCGAGACCGACAGCATGGGATCAATCGAGGTGCCGGAGGATCGCTATTGGGGCGCGCAGACCCAGCGCTCCCTGAAGTACTTCCGCATTGGCGGCGACCTCATGCCCGGGGAGATCATTCACGCCTTGGGCATCCTCAAGCTTGCCTCGGCGCAGGCCAATCTGGAGCTTGGCAAGTTGCCCCTTCGCCTGGCCGAACCCATCATGGCGGCCTGCCATGAGGTCGTGGACGGGAAACTGGCCGGGAATTTTCCCCTGCATGTCTGGCAGACGGGCAGCGGCACCCAGACCAACATGAACGTGAACGAGGTCGTCGCGAACCGGGCCATCGAGCTGCTCGGCGGGACGCTTGGCAGCAAGACGCCCGTGCATCCCAACGATCACGTCAACATGTCCCAGTCATCCAACGACACCTTCCCGGCGGCTATGCACATCGCGTCGGCCCTCATGCTCACGGGCGAGGTGATTCCAGCCGTGACGGCCATGCATGGCGAGCTGGAGCGCAAGGCCAGGGAGTGGGACGGCATCGTCAAGATCGGGCGCACCCATCTGCAGGACGCCGTGCCCATGACCCTTGGTCAGGAGTTTTCGGGGTACGCGGCCCTGCTGGAGGACAATCTGGAGCGGCTGCGCGGCTGCCTGCCGCATCTGTATCGGCTGGCGCTGGGCGGGACGGCGGTGGGCACGGGCCTGGGCGCGCACCCGGATTTCGCCCGTGTGGCCACGGCCGGGATTGCCGGGCTGACGGGCCTGCCCTTCGTGCCCGCCCCGAATTTCTTCGCGGCCCTCTCGGCCCACGACGTGGTGGTCATGACTTCGGGAGCCCTGAAAACCCTGGCCGGTTCGCTGATGAAGATCGCCAACGACATCCGCTGGCTGGCCTCGGGTCCGCGCGCGGGGCTGGGCGAGCTGATCCTGCCTGCCAACGAGCCCGGCTCGTCCATAATGCCCGGCAAGGTCAACCCGACCCAGTCCGAGGCCATGACCATGGTCTGCGTGCAGGTCATGGGGCTGGACGTGGCGGTGGGCATGGCCGGCTCCCAGGGCAATTTCGAGCTTAATGTATTCAAGCCCGTCATGATCTTCAACCTGCTGACGAGCATGCGCCTTTTGACCGATGCCTGCGCGAGCTTCACCGCCCACGCGCTGGCTGGCCTTGCGCCCGACGAGACGGTCATTGCCAGACATGTCGGGAATTCGCTCATGCTGGTCACGGCCCTCTCGCCGGTCTTGGGCTACGACAAGGCCGCCGAGGTGGCGCACAAGGCGCATGTGGAGGGCACAACCCTGAAGGAGGCTTGTCTTGCGCTCGGTTATCTGGACGGAGACGCCTTCGACAGCCTGGTCCGCCCTCTGGACATGGCCAGACCCCACGGCATCGGGTGAACCGGCGCGCAGTTCACACGCTTGCGCCGGACCCGGGTCATGGCGTTGAATGATTTAACAATACGGTATTATTCTGTTTTTTTGCCGCCAAGCTCCGCCAGCCGGATATACTTCTGGAAGGCGTAGAAAAACGAGTTGACCGCCAGCACGAATCCGGCCTTGCCGTCCAGAAATCCCCGCCTGAAGAAATAGATCTTCATGAACCTGGCCAGCCCGTGGCCGATCGCCGTGGCCACGCCCGCCCGCTTGCCCTTGGCGTGCATTTCTTCGGCGGCGATCTGCGTGTAGTAGTTTATCTTTTCCACATGCTGCTTCAGGTTTTCGTAGGGATAGTGGATGATGTCTCCGGCCAGGCGCCGGGTCTTCCCTTTTGTTTCAAACCCGTAGTGCGGCCCGGAGACATGCACGCCCGTGTCGGCCAGCTTGAAGACGCGGGGCAGCAGGTCCGGATACCAGCCGCTGTGGCGCAGGAAGCGGTCGAAATAGTAGGACGTGCGTGGGCAGAGAAAGGCGCTCATGTCCGCAGGGTCCCGGAGCGCCTGGATAACGGACGCCCGCAGCTCATCGGACAGGATCTCGTCCTGGTCCAGGGAGACCACCCAGGGCGTGGCGATGTGTTCGAAGGCGAGCTCGAACTGCTTTTTGGGCCCGGGCCAAGGGTTGACCAGCACCTGGGCTCCGTGGGCGGCGGCGATGTCCGCCGTTGCGTCCGTGCTGCCGGAGTCAACGATCAGGATCCGGTCGCAGAAATCCAGGGACGCGAGGCATGCGTCGAGATGTCTTGCCCCGTTCAGGGTCAGGATCAGGCCTGTCACTTCCGGCTTAGCCAAGGCCTTTCTCCTCCAGTCCGCGCAGGATGGACTCGAACACGGCGTCCGGATTCCGGCCCGCGTCCACGACCAGGAAGCGGCCCCGGTGCAGTGCGGCCCAGGTCAGATAGCCTTCGCGGATGCGGGTGTGAAAGGCCATACTCTCGGCTTCGAAACGGCCCTCGGTGGCGGTCTTGTTGTCCAGCATGTTGCGGGTCAGGGCGCGCTTCAGGCCGATCTCCGGCTCCACGTCCAGAAGGATCGTCACGTCCGGCCAGAGTCCTTGCACGGCCACGTCGTTCAGGTGATGCAGAAGGCTCGGGTCAAGGCCGCGTCCGTAGCCCTGGTAGACCACGGTGGAGTCGGCGAAGCGGTCGCAGATCACGGTCCTGCCGTCTTCCATGGCTGGCCGGATGACCGAGGAGACGTGCTGGGCGCGGTCGGCCAGATACAGGAAAAGCTCGCTGGTTGAAGACAGGTCGCTGTTCTTGGGGTCGAGCAGAATGCGCCTCAGCTCCTTGCCCAGACGGCTGCCGCCGGGTTCAAGAGTGTGCAGGACATCGTGTCCCTGGCGCACGAAATGTTCGATGAGTTTTTTGCACTGCGTGGATTTTCCGCAGCCCTCCATGCCTTCAAAAGTAAGAAACATGCTTCCTCCCTACTGGTTGCCGGGTGTTGCGGTGATGCCCATGGCTTTTAAAAGGGGCGACTCCTCGGATTTGGGGGCCGCTTTTTTGGGCGTTTTGGGCTGCGGTTCCGCCGCCGTGGTCGCGACCGGCGTGCGCATGGGCTGGTACAGGTAGCGGCCAAGGGTGCGGTGGTATTCGCTCCAGCCGCCGATTTCCTCGCCGTCGGGTGCGGTCAGGGCTCCGTGAACGGTGTTGATCTTGGCATCCAGATTGTCCGCGTAGTGCAGGATGAAGGCCTCCGCAGTCTGGGGCAGGCAGGGTGACCCGAAGGCCAGTTCGCCATGATGGGCGACGATGAGGTGCTTGAGATGCATGGACAGTTCTTCAGGCAGGTCCTTGGTCTTGCGCAGAAAAGGCTCCAGGATCTCCAGGCCGATCTGGATGTGTCCCAGCAAGCGTCCGGCATCGGTGTATTCGCGGCTTATGCCGTGCGAGAGCTCGAAGGCCTTGCCCAGATCGTGGAAAAGGGCGGCCACGAGCAGGATTTCCCTGTCGATTCCCGGATAGAGCCGGGACAGGGCGCTGCAGATGCGCATGATGGCCAGGGTGTGCTCAAGGAGCCCTCCGGCATAGGCGTGATGGATGGACTTGGCTCCGGGCGCGCTCAAGAGGGATGCGCGGATATGATCGTCGTGCAGCACGCTCCTGCACAGGGCCTTCCATGGTTTGAAAGTCAGTTCGGCGCCGAGGAATTCTTCCATTTCACGAAGAAGGTCCTCGGGAGGAATGGCGGAGGACGGTAGAAAGTCGGTCAGGTCCAGGCCCGCTTCACGCGGATCGATGACGGCCATGTCGTTTATGTTCATCTGCAACTGGTCCTTGAAGGAGGCCACCTGCCCGTTCACGGCCACGAATTGTTCCGCCTGCAAGGCTTCGAATTGCTGGCTCTGGGGGTACCAGATCCTGGCCTCGATATTGCCGGTGCGGTCGGTCAGGGTCAGTTGCCAGTAGGGGCCGTTCTTGGCTTCCTTGCGCTGGGCCTTGGACAGGGCAAACACTTCGGAAATCGAATTTCCTTCAGCCAAATCGCGTACGTATGTTTTTTTGTGCTTCATTAAGTTGCTATTCCTGCATGCATGAGGTAATGGCGCAAACGAAGGCGAGGTCGATATTTTCTAAGATAATTGGGCAGTTGCACAATATTCAAATGACTTTCGCGTGCTCGTTTCCCACTTCGTCTACAGGCAAGTTTTCAGCTTTGGCAAGAGGCCGGACGTATCCGGCCGGATTGACGACCAGAATTGGCGGGGCGTGTCCTTTTTTCATACCCACGAAAGAAACCCCAACACTTTATCGAGCGGTTATGTCCAAAAAGAAAGGTCAAGCAAAGGTGACGATTTATCCGGATTGGTGTAAGGGCTGCGGGATATGCGCGGCTTTTTGCCCGTCCAAGGTGCTCGAACTCTGGCCGGACGGCAAGGCACATGTGGTGCGAGAGGAAGACTGCGTGAATTGCGGATTCTGTGAGCTGCATTGCCCGGATTTCGCTATCTCCGTTACCCCCAGGGAGATCAGCCGCAGGAAGACCGATGCGTTCGATGCCTCCAAGGGCGGGCCTTTGGACCCGTCCGCGGGCACCGACCCGGGTCCGGAGGAGAATGTTGGAACACCTAACCGGGAAGACGAACATGGCGACAAAAAAGCGTAGGAAAACGGAAATATTCGCACTCGGCAATGAAGCGGTGGTCGAGGGCGCGCTCCTGGCAGGCTGCAACTTCTATGCGGGCTATCCCATAACCCCGTCCACGGAAATCGCCGAGGTCATGTCCGCAAGGCTGCCTCTGGTCAAGGATGGGGTGTTCATCCAGATGGAGGACGAGATCGCCAGCATGGGCGCCATCATCGGTGCGTCCCTGGCCGGTCGCAAGACCATGACCGCCACTTCCGGCCCGGGCTTTTCCCTCATGCAGGAGAACCTTGGCTACGCGTGCATGACCGAGGTGCCTCTGGTCGTGGTCAACGTCATGCGCGGGGGGCCAAGCACCGGTCTGCCGACCAGTCCGGCCCAGGGCGATGTGCAGCAGGCCCGCTGGGGCTGTCACGGAGACCATCCCATCATCGTCCTTTCGGCCAGCGACGTGCAGGAATGTCTGGAAATGACCGTCGTGGCCTTCAATTTCGCCGAAAAATACCGCACGCCCGTCATCCTGCTTCTCGACGAGATCACGGCCCACACCCGGGAAAAGATCTCCATTCCCGGCCCCGAGGATTTTGAGATCCTGGCCCGCGTGACCCCGTCCATGCCGCCGGAGTGGTACGTTTCCTACGAGGAGACCATGCGCGGGGTTCCGGCCCTGCCGCCCCTTGGATCCGGATACCGCTTCCATGTCACGGGCCTGACCCATGACCAGAACGGATTTCCGACCTCAAAGCCCGACGAGGTCAAGGCGCTGATGCACCGGCAGTTCCGCAAGATCGACCAGTTCTTCTACGACATCCAGCTTTTCGACGAGGTCAACTGCGAGGATGCGGAAGTGGTCGTTTTGGCGTACGGTTGCGTGGCCCGTTCGGCAGAACTTGCCGTGCACATGGCCCGCGAACGCGGGGTCAAGGCCGGGCTCCTGAAGCTCAAGACCCTTTTCCCCTTCCCCAAGACGGCGGTGCAGGCCCTGGCACGGCAGTGCAAGGCGCTCATAGTGCCCGAGATGAACATGGGGCAGATCTCGCGCGAGGTGAAGCGGGTCAACAACGGCCTGACCCACATCATTACCAACAACCGCGTTGACGGCCAGATCATCACTCCCTCGGAAATCTTCAAAAATATCATGCAGGCGTGACCATGGCACAGGTAACACAACTCATTCACGACTATCTCAGGCACAACAAGAAGTTTCCCCATGTCTACTGCGCGGGCTGCGGCCACGGTATCGTGCTCGGCTCCCTCATCCGCAGCGTGCATCGCCTGGGCTACGCCAAGGACGATGTCGTGCTCGTGGCCGGCATCGGCTGCTCCGGGCGCATGGCCGTGTACGTGGACTTCAATACCGTGCATACCACTCACGGCCGGGCCCTGACTTTCGCCACGGGCATCAAGATGGCCAACCCGGCGCTCAAGGTCATCGTGGTCATGGGCGATGGCGACGCCATGTCCATCGGCGGCAACCATCTCATCCACGCCGCCAGGCGCAACATCGGTCTGACGGCGCTGGTGCTCAACAACAACATCTACGGCATGACCGGCGGCCAGGCATCGCCGACCAGCCCCGAGGGGACCGTCTCCGCGACGTCTCCTTTCGGCCAGCTCGAACGCAGCTTCGACATCGTGGACATGGCCATGGCCAGCGGCGCCAGTTACGTGGCCCGCGGCACGGTCCTGCACGCCAACATGCTCGACGGCCTCATCTCCGACGCCCTGGAGAAACCGGGTTTCAACCTGGTCGAGATCCTGACTCCCTGCCATACCCAGTATGGTCGCAAGAACAAGTTCAAGACCGTGGTGGACATGTACCAGTGGTATAAGAAAAACACCGTCAAACTTGATCGTTATGCCCAGCTCGCCCCGGAAGAGAAACCCAAATTCACGCCCATAGGCGTGTTCAGGGACGAGATGCGGCAGGGTCTGGAAGTGCGTTATGAGGAACTGCGCAACAAGCTTCAGGAGCAGCGAAATGCCTAAGCAGCACGAACTGAATCGATTTGAGATACGGCTTTCCGGAACGGGCGGCCAGGGTATCCTGACCCTGGGCAAGATCATGGGCCAGGTGCTGGCCATCGATCACGGTTTTTACGTCACGCAGACCCAGAGCTACGGCCCCGAGGCCCGGGGCGGAGCGAGCCGGGCCGATCTGGTCATAAGTTCACACAGAATCAGCTATCCAAAGCCCGTGAATCTTGACATGCTCGTGGCTCTCAGTCAGGAGGCCTGCAACCTGTATTTTCGCAACCTGAAGCCGACCGGCTTCCTGTTGGTCGATACATCGCTCGTGACACAGACCCCCTCCAACATATATTGGGGCCTGCCGTTCACGAACATGGCCCGGGACAGGATCGGCATGCCTCAGACGACCAACATCATCTGCCTTGGGGCGCTGAGTCATTTTCTGCCGTTCATGAATTTTGCCAACGTGAAAAAGGCCCTGGCATCGGTTCTGCCGGCCAAGATCCTGGACGTGAACGTCAAGGCTCTGACCCTAGGGCACAGTCAGGCCAAGAAACTTTATCCGGACGCACCCGAAAAATGGACATTCTTCTCACCAATGACGATGGAATCAGAGCAGTAGGACTGCGCGCCCTTTACGGCGCCTTGATCAAGGCCGGACACAGGGTGCACGTGGCTGCACCCATGACCGAGCAGAGCGCGGTGGGGCATTCGGTGACCCTGTTTTCTCCACTGAGGGTCAAGCAGGTGGAGGAAACGGGGTTTTCCGGCCTTGGCATTTCCGGCACCCCGGCGGATTGCGTCAAGCTGGCGCTCAGCCACCTTCTGCCCAAGCGGCCGGACATGATCGTGTCGGGCATCAACTCGGGCGCCAACGTGGGCGTGGACGTGCTCTATTCGGGCACGGTGTCCGCGGCCACCGAAGGGGCTTTGGCGGGCATCCCGGCCATGGCCGTGTCCGTGGACGATTTTCATCCTGAAGAGCTCTCCGCCCAGGCCGAATACGCGGTGCGGATGCTTGACGGGGATTTCTGGTCATCCTTTCCCCGGCACTGCGTGCTGAATCTGAACTTTCCCGCCGGACCGTTTGAAAACGCCAAGGGGCTCAAGGTCTGCAGCCAGACTTCGTCCACCTACCGGGACTGGTACGACGAGAGAAACGACCCCCGGGGCAATCCCTACTACTGGCTGTGCGGGGTCATCCCGCCGGAAAATGTGGAGCCCGAATCGGATCGGGGATATCTGAGCCGAGGTTACATAACCGCGACTCCGTTGACTTTTGATCTGACTCATGCCGGATATCTGGAAGCGTTGACCCGGCATCTGGCCAAGAACGAATAACCGCCTTTCAAGGAGACGATCATGCCCCTGACCACACCCAAGGAAATGTTTGCCCGAGGTTACGCCGAAGGTTTCGCCATCGGTGGTTTCAACGTGAACAACATGGAAATCATCCAGGGTATCATGGAGGCCGGAAACCTCGAAAAATCCCCCCTCATCCTGCAGGTTTCCGCCGGCGCCCGCCGCTATGCCGGCCAGGGGTACATCATCAAGCTCATGGAAGCCGCCCTGGCCGAGAATGATCTGCCGGTCTGCCTGCACCTCGACCACGGCCAGAATTTCGAGATCTGCAAGGAAGTCATCGACGGCGGCTTCACCTCCGTCATGATCGACGGCTCGCACCTGTCCTTCGAGGAAAATATTGCCCTGACCAAGCAGGTCGTGGCCTACGCCCACGATCGCGGCGTGTGGGTCGAGGCGGAGCTTGGACAGCTGGCTGGCGTCGAGGACGACGTGGACGTGGAGCACAGCGTGTACACCAACCCTGACCAGGCCGCCGAGTTTGTCGGCCGCACGGGTTGCGATTCCCTGGCCATCGCCATCGGCACCAGCCACGGGGCCTACAAATTCGCGGGCGAGGCCAAGCTCGACTTTGACCGCCTGGAGAAGATCAAGGCCCTGCTGCCCGGCTATCCCATCGTGCTGCACGGCGCCTCGTCCGTGCCCCAGGAATTTGTGGACATGGCCAACCAGTATGGCGCCAAGATCGCCGGAGCCAAGGGCGTGCCCGAAGATCTGCTGCGCAAGGCGGCCGCCTCGGCCGTGTGCAAGATCAACATCGACACCGATATCCGTCTGGCCATGACCGCCACCATCCGCAAGTATCTGGCCGAAAATCCGTCACATTTCGATCCGCGTCAGTACCTGCTGGTGGCCAGGGATGCGGTGCGGGACATGGTGGCGCACAAGATCAGGAACGTTCTGGGTTCATCAAATAAAATTTAAGCGGAAGAGGAAAAGAACATGGCTGTCAAAATTGCACTCAATGGTTTCGGTCGCATCGGACGCTACCTTGCCCGCATCATGGCCGGGAACCAGGATGTTCAACTGGTCTGCGTCAACGCCCGTGGCGACAATGAATCCCTTGCATACCTGCTCAAATACGACTCGGTTCACGGCACCTTTGCCGGTGATGTCGAGCCCAACGAGCAGGGTTTTCTGCTGAACGGCAAGCAGGTGCTGGTTACCCGCAATGCCCCGGACGCCTGGGACTGGAAGGGCATCGATATCCTCGTCGAGTCCACGGGCAAGTTCACGGACCGTGAAAGCTGCGAGAAGCATCTGGCCGCCGGCGCCAAAAAGGTGCTCATCTCCGCCCCCGGCAAGAACACCGACCTGACCGTGGTCATGGGCGTTAACGACGGCCTCTACAATCCGGCAGAACACAGGATCATTTCCAATGCCTCCTGCACCACCAATTGCCTGGCTCCGGCAGCCAAGGCTCTGGACGACAATTTCGGCATCAGGCACGGACTCATGACCACCATCCACTCCTACACCATGAGTCAGCGCATGCTCGACGGAACGCACAAGGACATTCGCCGCGGCCGCGCCGGTGCCATGAACATGCTGCCCACGACCACGGGCGCGGCCAAGGCCGTGAGCATGGTCATCCCGGCCCTGGCAGGCAAGCTCGACGGCATGGCCGTGCGCGTGCCCACGCCCAACGTGTCCCTGGTGGACCTGGTCGTGGAAGTGGAGAAGCCGACCACGGTGGCCGAGGTCAACGCGGTCCTGAAGGCCGCGGCCAGCGGTCCCGAGGGCGGAGCCATGGGCTACACGGAAGTGCCGCTCGTTTCCATGGACTACGTCGGCAGCATCTACGGCGGCGTGGTCGATGGCCTGTGCACCTCGGTCATGAACGGAACCATGGTCAAGATCATCGTCTGGTACGACAACGAGGCCGGTTTCACCAACCAGTTGCTGCGCCTGATCAAGCTGGTCGGGGCTTCCATGTGATTCTCTGATTCCGACGCAATTCCAGAACGCCCGGCCAGCCCGGGCGTTCTGCTTTGAAGCGCGACTTGCAATTCAGCCGCGCCTTTTCTAGTCTCCATTTCCCCGATTTTTGGAATTCCCTTTTTCCCGAGAGCATCATGAGCGGTTTTACCCATCTGCATTGCCATTCCGAGTACAGCCTCCTGGACGGCGCCATTCGCCTACGGGACCTGTGCGCCCGGGCCGTTGATTTCGGCTTTTCCTCGGCCGCCATCACCGATCACGGCAATCTCTTCGGTTCCGTGCCCTTTTATCTCGAAGCCAAGAAGCACGGCATAAAGCCCATCATCGGCAGCGAAGTCTACGTCGCCGACGACATGTTCGAGCGGGAGAACAAGAAGCGCTTTCATCTGGTGCTTCTGGCCCAGAATCTGGTCGGCTACCACAATCTGGTCAAGATCGTGTCCGCCGGTTTTCTGCAGGGCTTCTATTACAAGCCGCGCGTGGACAAGAAGCTGCTGCGCGCCCATTCCGAGGGCATCGTCTGTCTGTCCGCCTGCCTGCAGGGTGAAGTTCCCTATGCCCTGCGCCACGGGACCTTCGACAGCGCCATCCTGAAGGCGCGCGAATACATGGAGATTTTTCCGGACCGGTTTTATCTGGAGTTGCAGTCCAATGGCTTGAAAGAGCAGGAGGTCGTCAACGACAGGCTCATGGAACTGGCCAAGGAGACCGGCCTGCCGCTGGTCGCCACCAACGACTGCCACTACCTGAACAAGGACGACTACGAGGCCCACGACATCCTCCTGTGCGTGGGCACGGGCAAGATCGCCTCGGAAAAGCAGCGGCTCCGCTTCGATACCAACGAATTTTACTACAAGGCCCCCGAGGAGATGGAGGCCGCCTTCGCCCATTGTCCCGAGGCCGTGGAAAACGCGGGCCGCATCGCGGACATGTGCGAGGTGGAGCTGAAGCTCAAGCAGCATTTCTTTCCGGTCTACGACGTTCCCGAGGGCTCGACCCTGGACGACGAGTTTCGCCGACTGTCCGAAGAGGGGCTGAAGGAGCGCATCGCCGCCCTGCCCTA includes these proteins:
- a CDS encoding glycosyltransferase family 2 protein, with protein sequence MAKPEVTGLILTLNGARHLDACLASLDFCDRILIVDSGSTDATADIAAAHGAQVLVNPWPGPKKQFELAFEHIATPWVVSLDQDEILSDELRASVIQALRDPADMSAFLCPRTSYYFDRFLRHSGWYPDLLPRVFKLADTGVHVSGPHYGFETKGKTRRLAGDIIHYPYENLKQHVEKINYYTQIAAEEMHAKGKRAGVATAIGHGLARFMKIYFFRRGFLDGKAGFVLAVNSFFYAFQKYIRLAELGGKKTE
- a CDS encoding 2-oxoacid:acceptor oxidoreductase subunit alpha, with translation MATKKRRKTEIFALGNEAVVEGALLAGCNFYAGYPITPSTEIAEVMSARLPLVKDGVFIQMEDEIASMGAIIGASLAGRKTMTATSGPGFSLMQENLGYACMTEVPLVVVNVMRGGPSTGLPTSPAQGDVQQARWGCHGDHPIIVLSASDVQECLEMTVVAFNFAEKYRTPVILLLDEITAHTREKISIPGPEDFEILARVTPSMPPEWYVSYEETMRGVPALPPLGSGYRFHVTGLTHDQNGFPTSKPDEVKALMHRQFRKIDQFFYDIQLFDEVNCEDAEVVVLAYGCVARSAELAVHMARERGVKAGLLKLKTLFPFPKTAVQALARQCKALIVPEMNMGQISREVKRVNNGLTHIITNNRVDGQIITPSEIFKNIMQA
- a CDS encoding 4Fe-4S dicluster domain-containing protein; protein product: MSKKKGQAKVTIYPDWCKGCGICAAFCPSKVLELWPDGKAHVVREEDCVNCGFCELHCPDFAISVTPREISRRKTDAFDASKGGPLDPSAGTDPGPEENVGTPNREDEHGDKKA
- a CDS encoding 2-oxoacid:ferredoxin oxidoreductase subunit beta is translated as MAQVTQLIHDYLRHNKKFPHVYCAGCGHGIVLGSLIRSVHRLGYAKDDVVLVAGIGCSGRMAVYVDFNTVHTTHGRALTFATGIKMANPALKVIVVMGDGDAMSIGGNHLIHAARRNIGLTALVLNNNIYGMTGGQASPTSPEGTVSATSPFGQLERSFDIVDMAMASGASYVARGTVLHANMLDGLISDALEKPGFNLVEILTPCHTQYGRKNKFKTVVDMYQWYKKNTVKLDRYAQLAPEEKPKFTPIGVFRDEMRQGLEVRYEELRNKLQEQRNA
- a CDS encoding 2-oxoacid:acceptor oxidoreductase family protein, translated to MPKQHELNRFEIRLSGTGGQGILTLGKIMGQVLAIDHGFYVTQTQSYGPEARGGASRADLVISSHRISYPKPVNLDMLVALSQEACNLYFRNLKPTGFLLVDTSLVTQTPSNIYWGLPFTNMARDRIGMPQTTNIICLGALSHFLPFMNFANVKKALASVLPAKILDVNVKALTLGHSQAKKLYPDAPEKWTFFSPMTMESEQ
- a CDS encoding nitroreductase family protein, whose protein sequence is MNHSHNETLATIHARHSIRQFAPRDLSEDMVMAMLDAANQAPSAHNRQSWKFVILEGEARSNLAELVSSASKTFQKPASSLLRMAARSIASAPVTIAVINTGDLISHGTELFHVDREMGFDFFRTMEIQSSAAAVENLLLAATSMGLGAVWLGILYLIKDEILTFLQEPKGEFMAVIPVGHPVRPTQGPNKKPLQNVIKKI
- the mtgA gene encoding monofunctional biosynthetic peptidoglycan transglycosylase, with protein sequence MARKTTTSSPRRAQPRTAAKKHAASGGALRRVLQVAGWILPGIVAVILILRFVPPPTSAFIITCQVERMLGMASGPAVMHEWTPMRRIPRHMALAVVAAEDQNFPNHFGFDVDAIARAVEHNKKSQGVRGASTISQQTAKNLFLWSGRSYVRKALEAGLTVLIELLWSKDRILEVYLNIAEFGDGTYGVGAAAKRFFGKTPAGLTTREAALLASVLPNPKRFSAARPSSSLRQRAQWVQTQMKQLGPNHIDWR
- the fumC gene encoding class II fumarate hydratase, whose amino-acid sequence is MAKTRIETDSMGSIEVPEDRYWGAQTQRSLKYFRIGGDLMPGEIIHALGILKLASAQANLELGKLPLRLAEPIMAACHEVVDGKLAGNFPLHVWQTGSGTQTNMNVNEVVANRAIELLGGTLGSKTPVHPNDHVNMSQSSNDTFPAAMHIASALMLTGEVIPAVTAMHGELERKAREWDGIVKIGRTHLQDAVPMTLGQEFSGYAALLEDNLERLRGCLPHLYRLALGGTAVGTGLGAHPDFARVATAGIAGLTGLPFVPAPNFFAALSAHDVVVMTSGALKTLAGSLMKIANDIRWLASGPRAGLGELILPANEPGSSIMPGKVNPTQSEAMTMVCVQVMGLDVAVGMAGSQGNFELNVFKPVMIFNLLTSMRLLTDACASFTAHALAGLAPDETVIARHVGNSLMLVTALSPVLGYDKAAEVAHKAHVEGTTLKEACLALGYLDGDAFDSLVRPLDMARPHGIG
- a CDS encoding 3'-5' exoribonuclease YhaM family protein yields the protein MKHKKTYVRDLAEGNSISEVFALSKAQRKEAKNGPYWQLTLTDRTGNIEARIWYPQSQQFEALQAEQFVAVNGQVASFKDQLQMNINDMAVIDPREAGLDLTDFLPSSAIPPEDLLREMEEFLGAELTFKPWKALCRSVLHDDHIRASLLSAPGAKSIHHAYAGGLLEHTLAIMRICSALSRLYPGIDREILLVAALFHDLGKAFELSHGISREYTDAGRLLGHIQIGLEILEPFLRKTKDLPEELSMHLKHLIVAHHGELAFGSPCLPQTAEAFILHYADNLDAKINTVHGALTAPDGEEIGGWSEYHRTLGRYLYQPMRTPVATTAAEPQPKTPKKAAPKSEESPLLKAMGITATPGNQ
- the tmk gene encoding dTMP kinase, translating into MFLTFEGMEGCGKSTQCKKLIEHFVRQGHDVLHTLEPGGSRLGKELRRILLDPKNSDLSSTSELFLYLADRAQHVSSVIRPAMEDGRTVICDRFADSTVVYQGYGRGLDPSLLHHLNDVAVQGLWPDVTILLDVEPEIGLKRALTRNMLDNKTATEGRFEAESMAFHTRIREGYLTWAALHRGRFLVVDAGRNPDAVFESILRGLEEKGLG